In Planococcus sp. MB-3u-03, the DNA window CCGCTTAGTCGATGAGCTTGGCAAAACGGTCATCATCGTCCTTCACGACATCAATTTCGCTTCGGTTTATTCCGACCGCATCGTGGCGTTGAAAAACGGCCGTGTCGTCAAAGATGGGCCGACCGAGGAGATCATCCAATCGGATGCATTGAAGGAGATTTACGATATGGACATTCCGATTCAACAAATGAATAATTGCCGGATTTGCGTGTATTTCAATTCCTGATAGTGGAAGTTATTGAATGCGAAAACAAGGAAATCCGGAACCCGTGTGGAAGTGTACTCCATACGGGTTTTTTATTGGTTGCGGAAGTTTTTCCAAAATGCCCTATGGATGTGGCAAGGAAGAAGGTGCAAGTATGAAGCGAATTTTTTATCCGTTGGCGATGGCGACACTGCTCGGGTTTTTCGGCATACTTTATTATTACCAGCAAGAAGCGGTCCGGGAACTGGATGAACGGGCGGCTGCGCTGTTCGGTGGGGTGGGGTGGCTGGAGGCCACGTCGTTCATCGGGGAGCAATGGATGATCTTTACTGTCAGCTTTCTGCTTTTGGTCTTCCTTTGGGCGTTCCGCCATAACTACCGAGGCATGTTTTTCGTCTTATTGGCGGTCGGGGCAGGGAACGCGTTGAATCAATTGCTGCAGCAATGGTTCGGCCGCCCGATGCCGGAATTTCCCGAAGAAGTGGCATCTTATAGTTTTCCATCCGATCATGCGATGGTCGGCTTATTGTACTTGTTCACGCTGGCGTATTTCCTTGGGGAGCGGGCTGGCACAAAATCAATTCGCCTGGCGATCTGGCTCGCCGCTGTATTGCTGACGGTGCTCACGGCCTTATCGCAAGTGGCACGCGGCGCGCATTACCTGTCGGATGTATTGGCGGGGCTATTTCTCGGCTATACCTTATTTGTCCTGATAGCCATCTGGTATGAAATGAGGGAGCGGCATTTCCGCAAGCGCAAGGATATGCGCGCTATTGAGCGGGAAGATATGGGGTAGCACTAAACTAGCACAATAAAAAACGAACGGAGAAGTTTTCTCCGTTCGTTTTTCTATTTAAGAA includes these proteins:
- a CDS encoding phosphatase PAP2 family protein, producing MKRIFYPLAMATLLGFFGILYYYQQEAVRELDERAAALFGGVGWLEATSFIGEQWMIFTVSFLLLVFLWAFRHNYRGMFFVLLAVGAGNALNQLLQQWFGRPMPEFPEEVASYSFPSDHAMVGLLYLFTLAYFLGERAGTKSIRLAIWLAAVLLTVLTALSQVARGAHYLSDVLAGLFLGYTLFVLIAIWYEMRERHFRKRKDMRAIEREDMG